The Besnoitia besnoiti strain Bb-Ger1 chromosome IV, whole genome shotgun sequence genome contains a region encoding:
- a CDS encoding hypothetical protein (encoded by transcript BESB_055430), whose translation MARYVSHSGRDVACFTAGRARPRKLLGLGLSELLVICFLVLIYALVCGHVAEPISPAPPDETANEGESETSGGSVSSLATEGGDAGDAAGSGVRQKGQAVLSQDEEEVEAFERQIFHRLYAAENAALQPQAIDALFEDRKSPRREYLMRLRPPLAGFLRATGILSLACILARGLLRTRNGLAFFFGAAWLAASYLISFVIDWRRSQEFAQVARELLDDRWAGRSTAEKKQLQQEFFHAVLKSKKPRLQATTLMAGIFLLLLCSSFARYPQWPLPDSPHHATETALNRHFLPLAALVLIGAGAIRLLKSISSRRQFQAQLRGKSRSGREQRTRHKERRAHASSDSVPLPSTPLEEPVSQTAPSV comes from the coding sequence ATGGCGCGGTATGTCAGTCATTCAGGGCGAGACGTCGCCTGCTTCACCGCagggcgcgctcgcccccgCAAGCTGCTGGGCCTTGGCCTGTCGGAATTGCTTGTCATCTGCTTTCTGGTCCTAATTTATGCGCTTGTTTGCGGCCATGTAGCAGAGCCCATATCTCCAGCGCCCCCTGACGAGACAGCAAATGAAGGGGAAAGCGAAACATCGGGGGGCTCGGTTTCCTCCCTTGCTacggaaggcggcgacgctggtGATGCAGCAGGCAGTGGTGTACGGCAGAAGGGTCAGGCCGTCCTGTCGCAGGATGAAGAAGAAGTTGAAGCCTTCGAGCGCCAGATCTTTCATCGGCTGTACGCTGCAGAGAATGCGGCGCTTCAGCCGCAAGCGATTGATGCGCTTTTCGAGGATCGGAAGAGCCCGCGCCGAGAGTATTTGATGCGGCTCCGCCCTCCACTGGCGGGATTTTTGAGAGCCACGGGCATTTTAAGCCTCGCATGTATCCTAGCGCGGGGCTTGCTCCGAACGAGAAACGGTCTCgcgttcttcttcggcgcagcATGGCTGGCCGCGTCGTACCTCATATCATTTGTTATCGactggcgccgcagccaggaATTTGCACAAGTCGCGCGGGAGCTTCTGGACGACCGCTGGGCCGGCCGCAGCACCGCGGAAAAGAAGCAGCTCCAGCAGGAGTTCTTCCACGCTGTTCTCAAGTCTAAGAAGCCGCGGCTTCAGGCAACGACACTCATGGCGGGTatctttctcctcctcctctgctcaTCCTTCGCTCGCTACCCCCAGTGGCCTTTGCCCGACTCCCCCCACCAtgcgacggagacggcgctGAACAGACACTTTTTGCCGCTGGCTGCGCTCGTCCTCATCGGCGCCGGAGCAATCCGGCTTTTGAAAAGCATCTCGAGCCGCCGTCAGTTCCAGGCTCAGCTTCGAGGCAAATCCCGGAGCGGCCGTGAGCAGCGGACACGTCACAAGGAACGAAGGGCCCACGCCTCGAGTGACTCAGTTCCCTTGCCTTCTACCCCCCTCGAAGAACCCGTCAGCCAGACAGCTCCCAGTGTGTGA
- a CDS encoding hypothetical protein (encoded by transcript BESB_055440), which yields MGETCSVRGLRRPRRRTIAAFGAAFLLMAVSTWASAAELHFQSRSERSRGNALHGSRDVVLPADAASADIAAFESRERASGASGPTGYKGAKGSASTDLSLQQQGSGELSDQFASGLEQVALSRVLNLLRPRVQGLKRALSLGAFVALGAGVRSVVRDNIFNLVHFLLLNQPVERLLTIGTEPAYALIALVLTAYYIWFYLRESRMDKDFQKEIEEIEALEKELERELAKSDLTLDEKKSLAMKRIFLRERGVDALVTRLQQHPRGVNLALAASTLFLNLMFRKQLGVRFKLCSFGVSAVGTAALFGLIFAGLELGDRRRISKIQQARKNARKAIEAEFLAQRAKRAAALLELKISGDADVDARRDGVVVAPAAGPAGAPEEPVEEVELVSLQMPSRP from the coding sequence ATGGGGGAGACCTGTTCTGTTcgaggcctgcggaggccgcggcgccggacgATTGCCGCGttcggcgccgcctttcTGCTCATGGCAGTCTCCACTTGGGCAAGCGCAGCCGAACTCCACTTCCAGTCTCGCAGCGAAAGGTCGCGCGGCAATGCCCTCCACGGAAGTCGGGATGTCGTCCTGCCCGCAGAtgccgcgtccgcagacATCGCGGCGTTCGAGAGCCGGGAGCGGGCCTCAGGGGCCTCTGGACCGACGGGGTACAAAGGCGCGAAAGGGTCCGCGTCCACGGACTTatcgctgcagcagcaaggGTCCGGTGAACTCTCTGATCAGTTTGCATCGGGGTTGGAGCAGGTGGCGCTGTCCCGTGTTCTGAACTTGCTTCGTCCACGGGTGCAAGGCTTGAAGCGCGCCCTGAGTCTGGGGGCGTTTgtggcgctcggcgccggcgtgcgcTCAGTGGTCCGCGACAACATCTTCAACTTGGTTCACTTCCTCCTGCTCAACCAGCCTGTGGAACGGCTTCTCACCATCGGCACGGAGCCGGCGTACGCACTCATCGCGCTCGTCTTGACCGCGTACTACATCTGGTTTTATCTGCGGGAGTCGCGAATGGACAAGGACTTCCAGAAGGAGATAGAGGAGATCGAGGCGCTCGAGAAGGAACTCGAGCGAGAGTTGGCCAAGTCGGACTTGACTCTggacgagaagaaaagccTGGCGATGAAAAGGATTTTCCTCAGGGAAAGAGGCGTTGACGCACTCGTGAcccggctgcagcagcacccACGAGGCGTCAACCTGGCTCTCGCCGCGTCCACGCTGTTTCTGAATCTGATGTTCAGGAAACAGCTAGGCGTCCGATTCAAACTCTGCAGCTTTGGCGTGAGCGCCGTCGGAACTGCCGCCCTGTTCGGCTTGATCTTCGCCGGCCTCGAATTGGGGGACAGGCGTCGGATCTCGAAAATACAACAGGCTCGAAAAAACGCACGCAAAGCCATCGAAGCCGAGTTTCTAGCGCAACGAGCcaagcgcgccgccgctctatTAGAGCTGAAGATTAGCGGTGATGCTGACGTGGATGCGCGCAGGGACGGCGTTGTGGTGGCACCCGCAGCCGGTCCCGCTGGAGCACCGGAGGAGCCCGTTGAGGAGGTTGAACTCGTGAGCTTACAGATGCCGAGTCGACCTTAG
- a CDS encoding hypothetical protein (encoded by transcript BESB_055450), protein MPQPSAPPPPPFPTHRAAGAAPSSQLWPPFSSFSHSFPSSPPPPPPSGPARCTAPPPGAYRPPCASAGRPPAPSVSSCASQPPAFGSAGGQTSRPSPSPPPPSASPSLAPPSLPPRPAFAAAGSHWAGGPSAVPPPPSQSSVSPPPPPCASSLSAASAASPSALGRCLRAHSAGAESAGAASERRCCSWCAPAPPACPACSCQAAPAASAPAASCAGCAACCSPSHASAFQRCASHAPPCPPGSSACARCCGAASATCSVPPPPPPPSFSPPQAHDAAARVAQGAPPLRPPPAFWGPPGVPTGLPRTGAAASGSDGSAAVCAPSPPAAGGEDACCWPGRQQEATSPAGAADGAAVSAHPPPPSPRAWNAPSPSPAPPPGHQGATGAGVAPVSAAEPTRRDGCYGGSAVPPPPPPASEANVGARAVPWAGKRQGAWEGQDASAKKRRKEDEFVCLICDKTFRSAKRQQHHEEEEHLPCDYPGCTYSGPVHVMVMHKLKHLKNEKGESLLDSESEVAAWLAARKENFPSFRKNPKPKTPGPARPPPRPKSVLERILRETMESAYGRRLIHPAFFSSAFCPELPKMLAAPPPIYSLKREFRYATLPRSPYSHPSGLCPSSFLLPPGAKGPGRDVRSTGRGSGPEVPLRPPLLYQLLAPEIRGYEVKLIAAIQFIVQSNFFMNEPRAEAEKERLIEVVEEKAVDGETDDCAQGSHAAAQAIAAEGEGATD, encoded by the exons ATGCCGCAGCCTTcagccccgcccccgcccccctttCCGACGCACcgagctgcgggcgcggctcccTCCAGCCAGCTGTGGCCTCccttctcttcgttttcgcATTCCTttccgtcgtctccgcctcccccgccgccctccggtCCAGCGCGCTGCACtgccccgccgccgggcgcgtACCGCCCCCCGTGCGCTTCTGCTGGACGTCCTCCTGCGCCATCTGTCTCGAGCTGCGCTTCTCAGCCGCCTGCGTTCGGCAGTGCCGGAGGTCAGACGTCGCGGCCTAGCCCGtcgccaccccccccctcggcctcgccgtcgctcgcgccgccgtcgctcccgccgcggcctgcattCGCCGCGGCAGGTTCCCACTGGGCGGGGGGACCCTCTGccgtccctccgccgccgtcgcagtCTTCAgtttctccgccgccgcctccctgcgcgtcgtcgctttcggcggcctccgctgcatCGCCGTCCGCGCTCGGTCGTTGCCTGCGGGCGCActcagcaggcgcagagagcgcgggcgcggcttcAGAGCGACGCTGCTGCTCCTGGTGCGCTCCTGCACCGCCCGCCTGCCCCGCGTGCTCCTGtcaggcagcgccggcggcatctgcgcctgccgcctcgtgcgcaggctgcgccgcgtgctgctCGCCCTCCCACGCATCGGCCTTCCAGCGATGCGCCTCGCACGCCCCGCCGTGCCCCCCCGGTTCCTCGGCTTGCGCCaggtgctgcggcgccgcctcggccaCGTGCTccgtgccgccgccgcctccgccgccttcgttctcgcctcctcaggcTCATGACGCTGCCGCGAGGGTCGCGCAGGGTgccccgccgctgcgcccgcctccggcgtTCTGGGGCCCTCCAGGCGTCCCCACGGGGTTGCCGCGcaccggcgcagcggcaagCGGGAGCGACGGCTCCGCTGCGGTCTGTGCCCCCTCCCcacctgcagcaggcggcgaggacgcgtgCTGCTGGCCTGGACGCCAACAGGAGGCGActtcgcccgcgggcgcagcagacggcgccgcggtaTCGGCACACCCTCCGCCCCCGAGCCCAAGGGCGTGGaacgcgccttcgccctctccgGCCCCTCCCCCAGGGCACCAGGGAGCCACCGGCGCAGGCGTTGCGCCtgtgtctgcggcggagcctACGAGGCGGGATGGCTGCTACGGGGGCTCCGctgtgccgccgccgcctccgcctgcctcaGAAGCGAACGTTGGAGCGCGAGCGGTGCCCTGGGCGGGCAAGCGCCAGGGTGCGTGGGAAGGACAGGACGCCTCGGCGAAGAAACGACGGAA agaagacgaatTTGTTTGTTTGATCTGCGACAAGACATTTcgaagcgcgaagaggcagcagcatcacgaagaagaggagcatCTTCCCTGCGACTATCCCGGCTGTACTTACAGCGGGCCTGTGCACGTCATGGTCATGCACAAGCTGAAGCACCTCAAGAATGAGAAGGG GGAAAGCTTGCTCGACAGTGAATCGGAAGTGGCGGCGTGGCTGGCGGCCAGGAAAGAAAACTTCCCGTCGTTTCGAAAAAACCCCAAACCAAAG ACCCCAGGGCCGGCACGACCCCCTCCTCGGCCGAAAAGCGTGTTGGAAC GCATTCTCAGGGAAACCATGGAGTCTGCGTACGGTCGTCGCTTGATTCACCCGGCATTCTTCTCTAGCGCCTTCTGTCCAGAGTTACCCAAGATGCTGGCTGCCCCTCCGCCGATCTACTCCTTGAAACGCGAGTTTCGCTACGCCA CACTCCCTCGGTCTCCGTACTCTCATCCGAGCGGCCTGTGCCCGTCGTCGTTTCTTCTGCCCCCAGGGGCAAAAGGCCCCGGGAGAGATGTTCGGTCCACAGGCCGAGGGAGCGGGCCAGAGGTccccctgcggccgccgctaCTGTATCAGTTGCTCGCGCCAGAGATACGTGGATACGAAGTTAAGCTGATTGCTGCGATTCAGTTCATCGTACAGAGTAATTTTTTCATGAACGAAccccgcgcggaggcggagaaggagaggctgATCGAGGTCGTTGAAGAAAAAGCTGTGGATGGAGAAACCGATGATTGTGCGCAGGGAAGCCATGCGGCAGCGCAAGCAatcgctgcagaaggcgaaggggCAACAGACTGA
- a CDS encoding hypothetical protein (encoded by transcript BESB_055460), translated as MFECLRGDGVVCTGRELDRCVCYSRPQPATTELLVEYVVEKVSESLESRSNTFESEALLRRGRAIQNPLSAIGSHGAETLEQHNDETRSSTHKQRDGISHDEDDTAQEGSYAGMLAFLPLRLRISSGPTRDVELDERRLSQESDDAQRDSQSEGRTGCPGPRIYPFIGLNFEANTGDTDHRLSTFQQRPFTFKRTVSGPQGKITKLPPFEIGGSQAEKLAAFIQAKGALQSQTLIPLECLSRGLWMRVAAIRVSTSVATYSPAERRGLGVNSDTLHWLVKHHVEFLHMSADPIWIDVIQSVPSRPLSHEGSEGPRGVRMRHESAVQVSVEAHSCESQPPGSFPQQSKNGHGVHIPLMKASAVDKRGLWHFPMHNVSNAESAVRAAALSPRKRAAWRRCPTKGKRASGNPRLLNLLKAGGSLDQLGQEEAQAFIEAYIEDADVSRARTSSNPVDLLNRSASCFSAPNIGSLASPFSTPVQPQRPATHEDSTRSESGTDARPDPLLGLSAASCAETIAARPASRRLCQRLTAGLPPLHARRPTQARASRELVHGSTLLTWDGRWSYGLAYLGRDDLLPAVVLRTTMLVPRATSVQKKFPRETLLVLQMILRKDALPQWIERAMSRSSDGTPTSGAAASSNRTDYRRASASIEGVSVDAEPALADSPVDGRENEQGLLVFQTPSLKTLSPGQYIVGWRLLQRASDAFHESLSTSETAHGVSKRQGLRDAVQTGAEQRGIINHVSRQQSRENQSRIHAQSSANESLSPRQGRSPFSESDDSSVQSLLEGHQPSYRNSSDDIAKENTGHGSVRRHSPMDDSQTGEPQRAGAHRVATAGAHDNPRSDIQAARGHWEFLCLCPEGFMGDRCEAKTLPDYASSLVMISNVAMVPAIAWAAQIGDIVACFVFLFTAVVSLFYHVCFSELWCILPPHSLYLFDHLGSVASFMCVAVTLMQFSICTHRMNPHRAKGRKGDNYQRSPQSREALHGREQPSECFVASR; from the exons ATGTTTGAATGTCTTCGTGGGGACGGAGTCGTATGCACCGGCAGAGAATTAGATCGTTGCGTGTGCTACTCGCGTCCTCAGCCTGCGACGACTGAACTTCTCGTGGAGTATGTTGTTGAAAAGGTTTCTGAGTCTCTCGAGAGCCGTTCAAACACGTTCGAATCAGAGGCACTTCTTCGAAGAGGACGTGCGATCCAGAATCCTTTGTCAGCAATTGGAAGTCATggagcggagacgctggaACAACACAACGATGAAACACGTTCGTCCACTCACAAGCAACGAGACGGGATATCCCATGATGAGGATGACACAGCGCAGGAGGGATCCTATGCGGGAATGCTTGCGTTCCTGCCGTTAAGACTGCGTATCAGCTCCGGCCCTACACGTGATGTCGAGCTTGACGAacgccgcctctcgcaggaGTCAGACGACGCACAACGTGACTCACAGAGCGAAGGGAGGACAGGATGTCCTGGCCCGCGGATCTACCCTTTCATTGGCCTTAATTTTGAAGCAAACACCGGAGACACAGATCATCGTCTCTCAACGTTCCAGCAACGCCCTTTCACCTTCAAGAGAACGGTCTCCGGACCACAAGGAAAGATCACGAAGTTGCCGCCTTTTGAGATCGGCGGCAGTCAAGCTGAAAAACTGGCCGCATTTATTCAAGCTAAAGGCGCCCTCCAGAGCCAAACGCTGATTCCACTCGAGTGCCTCTCCCGAGGGCTTTGGATGCGAGTCGCTGCAATACGAGTGTCAACCAGTGTGGCTACCTATTCGCCCGCGGAAAGGAGAGGTCTCGGTGTCAACTCAGACACTCTCCATTGGCTCGTCAAGCATCACGTTGAGTTCCTTCACATGTCCGCCGACCCTATATGGATTGATGTTATACAGTCGGTTCCGTCGCGCCCCTTGAGCCATGAAGGCAGTGAGGGCCCTAGGGGAGTGAGGATGAGACATGAGTCAGCTGTGCAAGTTTCCGTGGAGGCTCATTCTTGCGAGTCTCAGCCGCCTGGCAGCTTCCCGCAGCAGTCCAAGAATGGGCATGGCGTGCACATACCCTTAATGAAAGCATCCGCAGTTGACAAGCGCGGACTGTGGCATTTCCCGATGCACAACGTCAGTAACGCCGAGTCGgccgtgcgcgcggcggctctctcgccgaGGAAGAGGGCGGCGTGGCGACGCTGTCCAACGAAAGGCAAGCGCGCGTCCGGGAATCCACGCCTTCTCAACCTGTTGAAGGCAGGTGGATCCCTTGATCAGTTGGGGCAAGAGGAAGCGCAGGCTTTTATCGAAGCGTATATTGAAGATGCAGATGTGAGCCGGGCCAGGACGTCTTCCAATCCGGTCGATCTTTTGAATAGATCAGCCTCCTGTTTTAGCGCGCCAAATATTGGATCGCTTGCGTCTCCCTTTTCGACGCCAGTACAGCCGCAACGCCCAGCCACACATGAAGACTCCACACGATCGGAGAGCGGGACGGATGCTCGGCCGGACCCTCTGCTTGGATTAAGCGCAGCGAGCTGTGCCGAGACAATAGCCGCTCGGCCTGCAAGTCGGCGGCTTTGTCAGCGACTCACCGCAGGGTTACCCCCTCTCCACGCAAGACGACCTACACAAGCCCGGGCAAGCAGGGAATTGGTTCACGGCTCAACGCTCCTGACCTGGGACGGCCGGTGGAG CTATGGACTCGCGTATCTTGGCCGCGATGATCTGCTTCCCGCGGTAGTCCTTCGCACGACGATGCTGGTGCCGCGTGCCACGTCCGTTCAAAAGAAGTTCCCTCGAGAGACACTTCTGGTGCTGCAGATGATCCTCCGAAAAGATGCCCTGCCACAGTGGATCGAGAGAGCAATGAGCAGATCGAGCGATGGCACCCCTACGTCTGGTGCAGCTGCCTCGTCTAATAGAACCGATTATAGAAGGGCTTCTGCCAGCATTGAAGGCGTTTCAGTTGATGCTGAGCCGGCGCTTGCAGATTCACCCGTCGACGGGAGGGAAAACGAACAAG GTCTCCTAGTTTTCCAGACACCTTCGCTCAAGACGCTGTCTCCGGGCCAGTACATCGTAGGCTGGAGACTCCTTCAGAGAGCTTCAGATGCGTTTCATGAGTCTCTCAGCACGAGCGAGACAGCGCACGGCGTTTCTAAGAGGCAGGGGCTCAGAGATGCTGTACAGACGGGAGCGGAGCAACGCGGAATCATAAATCACGTCTCTCGACAGCAGTCAAGAGAAAACCAGTCCAGGATTCATGCACAGTCCTCAGCCAATGAGTCTCTCAGTCCCCGCCAAGGACGTTCTCCGTTCTCTGAAAGTGACGATTCTTCTGTCCAGTCGCTTTTGGAAGGCCATCAGCCGTCTTATCGTAATTCGTCCGACGATATTGCTAAAGAAAATACAGGACATGGTAGTGTTCGGCGTCACTCACCAATGGATGACAGCCAGACAGGCGAGCCACAAAGGGCTGGCGCACACCGAGTCGCGACAGCTGGCGCGCATGACAACCCCCGAAGTGACATACAG GCAGCGCGTGGGCACTGGGAGTTCTTGTGCTTGTGTCCGGAGGGCTTTATGGGCGACCGctgcgaagcgaagacgctTCCGGACTACGCATCCTCTCTTGTCATGATTTCCAACGTGGCAATGGTGCCCGCGATTGCATGGGCTGCACAGATTGGTGATATCGTGGCTTGCTTCGTGTTCTTGTTCACCGCTGTCGTCTCCCTTTTTTACCACGTCTGCTTTAGCGAGCTCTGGTGCATTCTCCCACCACACAGCTTATACCTTTTCGATCACCTGGGCAGCGTGGCAAGCTTCATGTGCGTGGCGGTCACGCTGATGCAGTTCTCTATCTGCACGCACAGAAT GAACCCCCATCGCGCCAAGGGCAGAAAGGGAGACAACTACCAGCGGTCTCCGCAGTCCAGGGAAGCCCTCCATGGCCGCGAGCAGCCATCTGAGTGCTTCGTCGCCTCACGTTAG
- a CDS encoding mediator complex subunit MED4 (encoded by transcript BESB_055470) codes for MEPPSPLPSSSQPSSLPCHLEELYAALRAVVKPEWYRIPDTASEEWKSRFRESLDSATPSSAPPPSSAPATPLPASFAGVSDGSFLRTLSREHQLHLLVKISSILETPWLVTQKRLEGIKEAEKSRPLTLDEVVTYARRLAGSTSAPPETMNISDVVAHQSIYPTWHFLPYPSMEELQVSRLGFLASKPFDRVCFPPEARPKWTTRARGAPNGTQRGQGPEETRTGQEARVAGYEVRLVCQTPGADIVYCVFDGLLAPNTLPPQTLWKEERYNPSTPVFLSFPFPKTLLARAVKPPLQPSRPALLRLNPRGLASSSQRRDASSSTRPAGGASTGSASAAAAESGRGPVGESARHEAAPQRQGDEARVSAPKRGREALAAAGGGGPPKETQLGGPDERGGEIKGDCTAAEASGASVAAQGQGAREVAGQKETPGSAAVADSSQLPPPASLRPSTPDTLRLAPSPANGAADPRSATSAQASSAPSAAASATGKPGEPGGVSVSARAAAGRQRGETTAFHGLMLGSTRRNKRREEMEAQRREAPQESSGSADSSSSSGEDSSDDEEEAKKGEGE; via the exons ATGGAGCCaccttctcctctcccttcttcttctcaaCCTTCCTCGCTCCCGTGTCACCTCGAAGAGCTCTACGCTGCACTTCGCGCCGTCGTGAAGCCTGAGTGGTATCGGATCCCCGACACCGCCAGCGAGGAATGGAAGTCCCGCTTTCGGGAGTCGCTTGACTCGgcgacgccttcctctgccccgccgccctcgtcagCACCTGCGACTCCGCTCCCCGCTTCTTTTGCCGGCGTCTCTGACGGGAGTTTCCTCCGCACTCTCTCTCGGGAGCACCAGCTGCATCTCCTTGTGAAGATTTCTAGCATTTTA GAAACTCCATGGCTCGTCACGCAGAAGCGCCTGGAAGGCATcaaagaggcagagaaaTCACGGCCGCTCACTCTAGACGAAGTCGTGACCTACGCGCGCAG GCTCGCCGGCAGcacgtcggcgccgccagagacgaTGAACATTTCGGATGTCGTGGCGCACCAGTCGATCTACCCGACGTGGCATTTCCTTCCGTACCCCTCCATGGAGGAGCTCCAGGTGTCGCGGCTCGGCTTTCTGGCCTCGAAACCCTTCGACCGCGTTTGCTTTCCGCCCGAGGCGCGCCCCAAGTGGActacgcgcgcgcgcggggcgccCAATGGCACCCAGAGGGGTCAGGGCCCCGAGGAGACACGCACAGGCCAAGAGGCCCGCGTCGCGGGCTACGAAGTGCGACTCGTCTGCCAGACACCTGGTGCAGATATCGTGTACTG TGTCTTTGACGGTTTGCTCGCCCCCAACACTCTGCCCCCACAGACGCTGTGGAAGGAGGAGAGGTACAACCCCAGCACACCggtctttctctccttcccctTCCCAAAAACCCTGCTCGCGAGGGCCGTcaagccgccgctgcagccctcGCGTCCGGCTCTTCTCCGTCTGAATCCGCGGGGCttggcgtcgtcctcgcagcgcagagacgccagcagctcgACGCGACCGGCGGGCGGTGCATCgaccggcagcgcctccgcggccgcggcggagagcggtCGCGGACCAGTCGGCGAGTCTGCGAGACACGAAGCGGCGCCTCAAAGacaaggcgacgaggcgagagtATCCGCCCCAAAGAGGGGCAGGGAGGCgcttgcggccgcgggcggcggcgggccccCGAAAGAGACGCAACTCGGCGGTCCCGACgaacgaggcggcgagaTCAAGGGAGACTgcacggccgcggaggcaagCGGAGCAagcgtcgctgcgcagggGCAGGGTGCGCGCGAGGTCGCCGGCCAAAAAGAAACACCCGGCTCAGCCGCGGTGGCTGATTCTTCACAG CTCCCCCCTCCTGCTTCACTGCGCCCATCCACCCCTGAtacgctgcggctcgcgccttccCCCGCGAACGGCGCTGCCGATCCCAGATCAGCCACGAGCGCACAGGCGTCTTCAGCGCCTTCGGCCGCTGCATCTGCAACTGGAAAACCGGGGGAGCCGGGCGGCGTGTCAGTCTCcgcacgcgctgccgccggccgtcaaagaggagagacaacGGCGTTCCACGGCCTCATGCTCGGCAGCACAAGGCGCAATAAGAGGCGCGAAGAGATGgaagcgcagagacgagaagcCCCGCAGGAGTCCAGCGGAAGCGCGGATAGCAGTAGCAGCAGCGGGGAGGACTCCAgtgacgacgaggaagaggcgaaaAAAGGCGAGGGGGAGTGA
- a CDS encoding proteasome subunit (encoded by transcript BESB_055480), translating to MASSSCVSFAYDDLGLPVVANPSLSAPFAPSAPALPPVSTGTTIVAVSFKDGVVLGADTRTSAGSYVVNRAARKISRVHERICVCRSGSAADTQAVTQIVKLYIQQYAQELPKGEDPRVEAAATVFQSLCYEHKDVLTAGLIVAGYDKVKGGQIYAIPLGGALMPMRYTAGGSGSGYISAFMDANFKENMTQEEALTLVKNSVAHAISRDGSSGGMIRTVVITKEALLEDCVEGNQLPVDP from the coding sequence ATGGCGTCTTCATCCTGCGTGTCCTTCGCATACGATGACCTCGGGCTTCCCGTGGTCGCGAACCCTTCCCTATCGGCTCCCTTtgctccctctgcgccggctcTTCCGCCAGTGTCCACCGGAACCACAATCGTTGCCGTTTCCTTCAAAGACGGCGTGGTTCTtggcgcagacacgcgaacGTCCGCCGGGAGCTACGTGGTGAACCGCGCAGCCAGGAAAATCAGCAGAGTGCATGAAAGGATTTGCGTGTGCCGCTCGGGAAGTGCAGCGGACACTCAGGCGGTCACGCAGATCGTCAAGCTGTACATCCAGCAGTACGCTCAGGAGCTCCCCAAAGGCGAAGACCCTCGCGTCGAAGCCGCGGCCACCGTGTTTCAGTCCCTCTGTTACGAGCACAAAGATGTGCTCACGGCTGGACTTATTGTCGCTGGCTACGATAAAGTAAAGGGAGGACAGATTTACGCCATACCGCTCGGTGGCGCTCTCATGCCCATGAGATACACTGCTGGCGGTTCAGGCTCTGGGTACATCAGCGCCTTTATGGACGCCAACTTCAAAGAAAACATGACTCAGGAAGAAGCTCTCACCCTCGTGAAGAACTCGGTCGCTCACGCCATCTCCCGAGATGGATCTTCCGGTGGCATGATCCGAACTGTTGTCATCACCAAGGAAGCCCTGTTGGAGGACTGCGTCGAGGGAAACCAACTCCCCGTGGACCCGTAA